One genomic region from Arthrobacter sp. FB24 encodes:
- a CDS encoding GNAT family N-acetyltransferase, which yields MEPLASIVTQRLELRLLTQVDAAALRGFRGHADAVRYLSHQPLAAGQTDRLLNDLLSRAERSTAEWFHLGWAVVLRSTGAVIGDGRTWNTTEPPLPGGLPGRCASLGYVLHPDYHGNGYGREAAGALVRWLFTECGTHTIYAGVYEPNTASRRLLEGLGFAPDHYFTASQDTHGKALASWRYRLDRTAWTLAGND from the coding sequence ATGGAACCGCTCGCCTCCATCGTCACGCAGCGCTTGGAACTGCGCCTCCTGACGCAGGTCGACGCCGCCGCACTGCGGGGATTTCGGGGACACGCCGATGCCGTCCGCTATCTCTCGCACCAGCCACTGGCCGCAGGACAAACGGACCGGCTCCTCAATGATCTTCTGAGCCGCGCAGAACGCTCAACAGCCGAGTGGTTCCACCTGGGCTGGGCAGTGGTTCTCCGCTCAACGGGAGCCGTGATCGGTGACGGCCGCACGTGGAACACAACCGAACCGCCGCTGCCGGGCGGCCTGCCGGGCCGCTGCGCCAGTCTCGGCTACGTTCTCCACCCCGACTATCACGGCAACGGATACGGCCGCGAGGCCGCCGGGGCTCTTGTCCGTTGGCTCTTCACTGAATGCGGAACCCACACCATCTATGCTGGCGTGTACGAACCCAACACCGCCTCACGGCGCCTCCTCGAAGGTCTGGGCTTCGCCCCGGATCACTACTTCACCGCCAGCCAGGACACACATGGCAAAGCGCTCGCATCTTGGCGCTACCGCCTGGACAGGACGGCATGGACCCTCGCCGGCAACGACTAG
- a CDS encoding aspartate kinase, protein MSMPTTEVKTENQPYVLPVATARTKQLIVQKFGGSSVSDADGIKRVAKRVVDAQRAGNEVVVVVSAMGDTTDELLDLAAQVTDSAPAREMDMLLSSGERISMALVAMAINKLGASAQSFTGSQAGMITDGIHGKARIIDVDPHRIRTALDKGHIAIVAGFQGMSRTTNEITTLGRGGSDTTAVALAAALDADVCEIYTDVDGIYTADPRVVPSAQKIDRISSEEMLELAASGAKILHLRCVEYARRFGVPLHVRSSFSQNEGTWVMPGADDKITTQEGVALEQPIISGVAHDRSEAKVTVVGVPDIPGKAAAIFQVIADAHSNIDMIVQNVSTHGTGRTDISFTLPIVEGADALAALRAAQPEIGFENIEYNEQIGKLSLIGAGMRSHPGVSATFFKALSDAGININMISTSEIRISVVTHADLLDDAVRAIHKAFDLDSEDEATVYGGTGR, encoded by the coding sequence ATGAGTATGCCCACTACCGAAGTGAAGACAGAGAACCAGCCCTACGTGCTGCCCGTCGCTACTGCCCGCACTAAGCAGCTCATCGTGCAGAAGTTCGGCGGCTCCTCGGTTTCCGACGCGGACGGCATCAAGCGGGTTGCCAAGCGCGTCGTCGACGCCCAAAGGGCAGGCAACGAAGTGGTTGTGGTGGTCTCCGCAATGGGCGACACCACCGACGAACTACTGGACCTCGCCGCCCAGGTCACCGACTCTGCTCCCGCGCGTGAGATGGACATGCTCCTGTCCTCGGGTGAGCGCATCTCCATGGCCCTGGTGGCCATGGCGATCAACAAGCTGGGCGCTTCAGCCCAGTCCTTCACAGGCTCGCAGGCCGGCATGATCACCGACGGCATCCACGGCAAGGCGCGGATCATCGACGTCGACCCCCACCGGATCCGCACCGCCCTGGACAAGGGACACATCGCCATCGTTGCCGGCTTCCAGGGGATGAGCCGCACCACCAACGAGATCACCACCCTTGGACGTGGCGGATCCGATACCACTGCCGTGGCCCTGGCCGCCGCCCTGGACGCCGACGTCTGCGAGATCTACACGGATGTGGATGGTATTTACACTGCGGATCCCCGAGTGGTGCCTTCCGCCCAGAAGATCGACCGCATCTCCAGCGAAGAAATGCTGGAACTGGCCGCATCCGGCGCCAAGATCCTGCACCTGCGCTGCGTGGAATACGCGCGGCGCTTCGGCGTGCCGTTGCACGTGCGTTCTTCATTCAGCCAGAACGAAGGCACCTGGGTCATGCCCGGAGCCGACGACAAGATCACGACTCAAGAGGGAGTTGCCTTGGAGCAGCCAATCATCTCCGGCGTTGCGCACGACCGTTCCGAAGCCAAGGTCACGGTTGTGGGTGTGCCCGACATCCCGGGCAAGGCAGCAGCGATCTTCCAGGTCATCGCCGACGCACACTCCAACATCGACATGATCGTGCAGAACGTTTCCACCCACGGCACGGGCCGGACGGACATCTCCTTCACGCTCCCCATCGTGGAAGGTGCGGATGCCCTTGCTGCCCTCCGTGCGGCACAGCCGGAAATCGGCTTCGAAAACATCGAGTACAACGAGCAGATCGGCAAGCTCTCGCTGATCGGGGCGGGCATGCGCTCCCACCCTGGCGTCTCGGCCACCTTCTTCAAGGCGCTGTCCGACGCCGGCATCAACATCAACATGATCTCGACATCCGAAATTCGCATTTCGGTCGTAACGCACGCCGACCTGCTCGATGATGCAGTCCGGGCCATCCACAAGGCCTTCGACCTGGACAGCGAAGACGAAGCAACTGTTTACGGCGGCACCGGCCGCTAA
- the recR gene encoding recombination mediator RecR — protein MYEGAVQELIDELGRLPGVGPKSAQRLAFHILEADPQDMKRLVEAITTVKERVKFCTVCGNVTEQELCNICRDPRRDPSIICVVEESKDVLAVERTRSFRGRYHVLGGAINPIAGVGPEQLRIRELLTRLNDGAIQEIIIATDPNLEGEATATYLARMLKSIGITVTRLASGLPVGGDLEYADEVTLGRAFEGRRNALS, from the coding sequence GTGTACGAAGGTGCAGTTCAAGAGCTGATCGACGAGCTTGGCCGCCTTCCCGGCGTGGGACCCAAGTCCGCCCAGCGGCTGGCATTCCACATCCTCGAGGCGGACCCGCAGGACATGAAGCGGCTTGTCGAGGCCATCACCACCGTGAAGGAACGCGTGAAGTTCTGCACGGTGTGCGGCAACGTCACGGAGCAGGAACTGTGCAATATCTGCCGCGATCCGCGCCGTGATCCCTCGATCATTTGCGTTGTGGAGGAATCCAAGGACGTCCTGGCCGTGGAGCGCACCCGTTCATTCCGTGGCCGCTACCACGTCCTGGGCGGCGCGATTAACCCCATAGCCGGCGTGGGCCCGGAGCAGCTGCGGATCAGGGAACTCCTTACCCGGTTGAACGACGGTGCCATCCAGGAAATCATCATCGCCACGGACCCCAACCTCGAAGGTGAGGCCACGGCCACTTATCTGGCCAGGATGCTGAAATCCATCGGCATCACGGTCACCAGGCTTGCCTCGGGCCTGCCGGTGGGCGGCGACCTGGAATACGCGGACGAGGTCACCCTGGGGCGCGCATTCGAGGGCCGCCGCAACGCCCTGAGCTGA